The genomic region GGTCTGGTTGGCAACACCCCATTGCTCCCGTTGAGCCGCACCACCGGTCATCTGCCAGAGGGGGTGCGCATTTCAGCCAAGATCGAGCGCAACAATCCGGGCGGTTCGGTCAAGGATCGCGCCGCGCTGCGCATGATCCGCCAAGGGCTTGCCGAGGGGCGACTACGCGAGGGATTGACGATTCTCGACTCGACCTCGGGGAATACCGGCATTGCACTGGCCTGGATCGGGGCTCGATTGGGGATGCCGGTTCATTTGATCATGCCAGCCAATGTCAGCGAGGAGCGGAAACGGATTATCGGCGCCTTCGGGGCAACGGTAACCCTGACCGATCCGATGGAGGGCTCCGACGGGGCGATGCGGGTTGCCGACGAGATGTACCACCGGGACCCCAACCGTTTCTTTAAGCCCGACCAGTACCACAACCCCGAAAACCCGATGGCCCACACCGACACCACCGCGCAAGAGATTTGGCAGCAAAGTCAGGGGACGGTGACCCATTTTGTTGCTGCGTTGGGGACATCCGGGACCGCCATGGGGACAACCCGGGGTTTGAAGGGGATCGCCCCGGCCATTCAGTGCTTCGGCGCCATGCCCTCCGAGCCGTTTCACGGCATCGAGGGGCTCAAACATATGCCCAGCTCGATCAACCCCACCATCTATCATCCGTCGGAACTCGACGGTATCGTCGAGGTGGGAACCGAAGCGGCCTATCGCATGGCCCAGCGTCTGGCCCGCGAAGAGGGGATTCTGGTCGGTCAATCCTCCGGCTGCGCCCTGGCCGCTGCCCTTGAACTGGCTCGGCGGGTCGAACCGGGGCAAACGGCCCACATCGTCACCGTCTTTCCCGATGGGGGCGAAAAGTACCTGACCACTCGGATGTGGGAATCATTAGGGGGCGGCGATGGCATCTGAGTCTCGGCTGATTGTCTCGGCCCAAGCACAAAAGGTGATGCAGGAGCAGGCCGAACAAACCTACCCTCACGAATGCTGCGGCTTGTTGGTGGGGCGTTCCTCAAAGGGGGTGATCGAGGCGTTCCAAGCCTGCCCGGTCGATAACCTCAACAACGAACGGGCGCACGACCGTTTCGACCTCGATCCGCAAGGGTTTCAGCGGGTCGACCGTCAGGCGCGTGCCGAAAAACTTGAAATTGTCGGCGTCTACCACAGCCATCCCGACCATCCCGCCCGTCCTTCCGAGACCGACCGGCAGAGCGCCTGGGAGGGGTATGCCTACTGGATCGGCAGGGTGACGCAGCAGGGGCTGCAGGAGGGGCGCGCTTACCTACTGTGGGAAGATGGGGCTGGCTTTGACGAGATTGCGGTCGAGGTCTCAGCCGACTGACCCCCCAGGTTGCCAGCCCCCACCCCCTCCTTCATGCTTCGGCCAGGCTCGTTTGTTCGAATTTTGCACGGGAGAAAACCCATGATTGGTGTTGTGTTGGCGGGGGGGTCGGGTAGCCGACTTTGGCCGTTGAGTCGTGAAAGCACCCCAAAACAGATCCTCTCCTTGCAAGGGGAGGAGTCGCTGCTGCAAGACACATTGACCCGATTGAAGCCGTTGACAAGGCAACGGGTGGTGGTGACTTCGGTTGAGTTGCAGACCGCGGTTCGGCGGCAATTACCGGGGAATGTTGAGGTGTGGTCCGAGCCTTTCCCCCGCGACACCGCAGCCGCTATCGGTTTAACCGCTTTGCGCTTGCGACGTGCAGATCCCAATGCGGTGATGTTGATTTTCCCCGCCGATCACCACATTCAAGATCAGGATCGTCTTAACGCGGCGGTCCAGCAGGCCGAAGCGGCGGCCACATCGGGCGATTTGGTTGTTTTCGGCATCACCCCGACCTCGCCTCATACGGGGTACGGCTACATCGAGGTCGAGGCCCCCCCCGAGCAAGCCCCCCCCGCCACCCTGTCGGTGCGTCGTTTTGTCGAAAAACCCGACCGCCCTACTGCCGAGCAATACCTCAAAAGCGGGCGCTTCTATTGGAATGCCGGGATGTTTGTCTGGCGTGCCGACGCCATTCTGCAGGCTATTGAGGCTTACATGCCGGATCTGGCGCGGGGGTTGCAAACCATCGCCGCCGTGCTGGGGAGTCCTGATGAAGACAAGGTCACCCGCGAGGTCTTCGTTGATCTGCCCAAGGTCTCCATCGACTTCGGCATTCTCGAAAAGGCCAACAACGTCCGGGTGGTGACCACCGATTTTCGCTGGACCGATCTGGGTAATTTCGACGCCCTATATGAGATCAGCGACAAAGACGATGCCGGCAACGTCATCTCCGGCGATGTGGTGGCCTTGGGGGCGAGCGGCTCCCTGATTCAGTCGAACAGCCGTTTGGTGGCCGCCATCGGCGTCGAGAACATGGTGGTGATTGAAACCCCCGACGCGGTGTTGGTGGCCAGCCGGGATCGTAGCCAAGATGTGAAGGCGGTGGTCGAGGCCCTAAAAAAACAGGGGCGTGACGAGGTTTTTCATCCCCGTCAGGAGGATCGTCCCTGGGGCTGGTTCGGAGTACTCGACGAGGGGCCGACCTATAAAATCAAGCGGATCAAGGTTTTTCCCGGCGCGACCCTAAGCCTGCAATTGCATCACCATCGCTCCGAGCATTGGGTGGTGGTGCGGGGCGCGGCCGAGGTCGAGGTCGACGGCAAGGTTCAGGTTTTAACCGCCAACCAGTCGGTTTATGTACCCTCAAACACCAAACATCGCCTGGCCAATCCCGGCGTGGTGCCCCTGGAGCTGATCGAGGTGCAGTGCGGCGAATACCTGGGTGAGGACGACATCGTCCGTTTTGAAGACCGTTATGGCGCGGTGGGCACAGTCCCCGACGTAATCGATGCAACGATGTGAACAACCCATTCTGTGAATGCCGGAGTTTTTCATGAGCCAAACGATTCACCACCATGTCCTGATTATCGGTTCCGGTCCCGCCGGGTACACCGCCGCCATTTATGCCGCCCGGGCCAACCTCAAGCCGGGGATCGTGGCGGGGATGCAGCCGGGTGGACAGTTGACCATCACCACCGATGTCGAGAACTTCCCCGGTTTCCCCGATGGGATTCAGGGACCCGAATTGATGTTGATGATGCAGCAGCAGGCCGAACGTTTTGGCACCATCATCCATACCGACATCATCGTCGAGGTCGACTTCTCCAGTCGCCCCTTTAAGGCTATCGGCGATAGCGGCGTCGTTTATACCGGCGACGCGGTGATTGTTTGCACCGGCGCCTCGGCTCGGTGGTTGGGTTTGCACGACGAAAAACGTTTGATGGGGTATGGGGTGTCGGGCTGCGCCACCTGCGACGGTTTCTTCTATCGCGGCGAAGAGATCGCGGTGATCGGTGGCGGCGACACGGCGATGGAGGAGGCCAACTACCTGACCAACTTCGCCAGCAAGGTGACTTTGATCCACCGTAGCGAGAACTTCCGCGCCTCCCGTGTGATGTTGGAGCGGACCCGGGCCAATCCGAAGATCGAAATCCTGACCAACAAGGTTATTCAGCACATCCTTGGCGAACCCAACCAGGGGGGGGTCCAGGGGTTGGAGCTGAAAGACACCGTCACTGGCGCCATCGAGACCTTGACCGTCAAGGGGGTCTTCATCGCCATTGGCCACACCCCCAACACCAAGATCTTCAAGGATGTGATCCACCTGGACGATCATGGCTACATCTTGCGCAAACCCGACTCGACCGCGACCAACATCGAGGGGGTTTTTGCGGCGGGGGACGTGGCCGATGCGATCTACCGCCAGGGTGTGACCGCTGCTGGAATGGGGTGTATGGCCGCCATCGAGGTGGAGCGCTGGTTGGCGACTCAACGCGGTTAGCGGGGAAACGCTGGAAAAAGGCAGCCTGCCTTTTACAGCGACGCTTCGCAAAAAGGGTGGTTTTTGTTTCGCAGCCAAAACCCATTGCGAACAGCCCTGGTTTTGGCGAGCTGTCTCTGGGTCGCAAACAGGCGCCAAATCAATCGGCGTTTGCCTTGCCCCATCGTTTTTTCGTTGTCCTTCAGCGCTTTGGATGATTAGATGCCACCCGTGCATGGACGCACGGGGCGTCCATCAAACCCAAAGGAATCAGGAGGGCATCATGAAACGATTTGTGATCGCAGCGGTGCTGGCGTTGGGATGGGCGCAGGGAGCAGGGGCGGTGGGCGAGCAGGAGCTTGCCGGAATGATCGCCAAGCAGACCGGAGCCGAGCAGGCCCAGGTGGTGGCGATACTCGGCGCTCTCAAGGGGCAGATCGTCCAGAGCCTCAAGGCGGGTCAGGAGGTTCGCCTGAACGAGTTCGGCCGGTTCTACCTAAAGCACGTCCCAGCCCATGAGGCAAGAAACCCCAAAACGGGGGCGACGGTTCAGGTTCCCGACCGTGACTACTTGCGGTTTAAAGCCTTCGATTCGGGTCAGGAGGCGGTTAACGCCGATTGATCGACATAACTTCGAACAACAAAAGGGGCGCCGTGGCGCCCCTTTTTTGTGACCTGAGTACCAGCGTGCCACCCCCATCCGACCCCCTGCACGTCGTCTACACCACCCCCCAGAAACGAATCCCCTTTGTCTGCCCGAGAATTAGCCCCCTTAGCTGAAGGCATGCTTCAACACGGGATCGCGCAAGTCCTTGTTTTTACAAAAGGTTCTTGACCTTCGGGGGGCATAGGCCTTAGTCTGCCTCAAACGGTGGGGAATTGTGGGTGATTGTGGGGAATCGTGTTCATCGCGTGGGGGCGGGGCGCATGTTTCGAGGGGTGGCACAAATTGGCATCGACGAGAAGGGGCGGATGGCTATTCCTGCCCGCTTCCGGGATGTGCTTGCCTCCTTCGGAGACGACACTCTGGTGGTCACCGTCAACCCCTCCCGCTGTCTGATGGCCTTTCCCCTTTCGCAGTGGACCGCAATCGAGAACCGAGTGGCCGACTTGGGCATGAGCTCCAAGGCGGTTGAGGCGTTTGAGCGGTTCTACGTGGCCAATGCGGTCGACGTCACCCCCGACAAACAGGGCCGCATCCTCATTCCCCCCCCGTTACGAAAATTTGCCAGTCTCGACGGCGAGGCGATCGTCAGTGGTCGGCTCAAGAAATTCGAGATTTGGACCCCCGCCCAGTGGGAAGCCCAGCAGGAGCAAAACATGGCGGTCTTGGCCGAAGCCGGTCCCGAGCTGGCGGCGTTGGGGCTGTGACGATGGGGGAGGGTTACCACATCCCCGTTTTGGCCGGGGATGTGGCCGAGATGCTCGACCCCCGTTCGGGGCAGTGCTGGTTCGACGGCACCCTGGGTGGGGGCGGCCACGCTGAATTGATTCTGGGGCGGATTACCGCAGGCGGCGCCCCAGGGCGACTCTGGGCCAGTGATCGCGATCCCGAAGCGGTCGCCTTTGCCGCAGCGCGGCTGGCCCGGTTCGGTTCGGCGCTCACGATTTGGAACATCCCCTTCAGCCAGGCGGCAACCCAACTGGAGGCGTCTGTTCCCGAGGGACTTGACGGGGTGCTGCTTGATTTGGGGATCTCCAGCCATCAGATCGACGACCCGACTCGGGGCATGACCCTGCGCGAGGATGCACCGCTCGATCTGCGCATGGATCCCCGCCAGGGGCGGCCCATGGCGGCCTGCTGGGAGGAATTCGATCAGGGCCGTCTGGCGACCATCCTCAAAGAATACGGCGACCTGCCCCAGGCCGGTCGGGTGGCGCGGGCGCTGTTGCAGGCCACGCCGCAAACGACACGGGCGCTGCGCGAGACGGTCGACCGGGTCTTGCCCCCCAAGGGGGAGCGCCGTCTGGGTCATGCCAACCGGGTGGTGCAGGCGCTGCGCATCGAGATCAACGACGAGTTCGGCGAATTGGCACGAGGGGTTCCCGTCCTATTCGAGCGGCTCAAGGTGGGGGGAAGGATGGGAATCATCACCTTCCATTCGGGAGAGGATCGTTGGGTAAAACGGTTCTTCCGCGACCTGCTGGGGCGCTGCACCTGCCCACCGCAAATGCCGGTGTGTGGCTGCGGGGCTCACCCTCAAGCGGTTTTGCTGGGTGAGCGTACCGCCTCACAGCAGGAGCTTGCCCTCAACCCCCGCGCCCGTTCGGCTCGGCTGCGCGGTGTGCAAAGGGTGGCGCCCCAACCGTGATCGGCACCATGACCTGGCGGCGCTGGCTCGGGGTGTTGCTGGCCCTGGGGGT from Proteobacteria bacterium CG1_02_64_396 harbors:
- a CDS encoding mannose-1-phosphate guanylyltransferase/mannose-6-phosphate isomerase → MIGVVLAGGSGSRLWPLSRESTPKQILSLQGEESLLQDTLTRLKPLTRQRVVVTSVELQTAVRRQLPGNVEVWSEPFPRDTAAAIGLTALRLRRADPNAVMLIFPADHHIQDQDRLNAAVQQAEAAATSGDLVVFGITPTSPHTGYGYIEVEAPPEQAPPATLSVRRFVEKPDRPTAEQYLKSGRFYWNAGMFVWRADAILQAIEAYMPDLARGLQTIAAVLGSPDEDKVTREVFVDLPKVSIDFGILEKANNVRVVTTDFRWTDLGNFDALYEISDKDDAGNVISGDVVALGASGSLIQSNSRLVAAIGVENMVVIETPDAVLVASRDRSQDVKAVVEALKKQGRDEVFHPRQEDRPWGWFGVLDEGPTYKIKRIKVFPGATLSLQLHHHRSEHWVVVRGAAEVEVDGKVQVLTANQSVYVPSNTKHRLANPGVVPLELIEVQCGEYLGEDDIVRFEDRYGAVGTVPDVIDATM
- a CDS encoding cysteine synthase, coding for MSLDQFDQDPLFGLVGNTPLLPLSRTTGHLPEGVRISAKIERNNPGGSVKDRAALRMIRQGLAEGRLREGLTILDSTSGNTGIALAWIGARLGMPVHLIMPANVSEERKRIIGAFGATVTLTDPMEGSDGAMRVADEMYHRDPNRFFKPDQYHNPENPMAHTDTTAQEIWQQSQGTVTHFVAALGTSGTAMGTTRGLKGIAPAIQCFGAMPSEPFHGIEGLKHMPSSINPTIYHPSELDGIVEVGTEAAYRMAQRLAREEGILVGQSSGCALAAALELARRVEPGQTAHIVTVFPDGGEKYLTTRMWESLGGGDGI
- a CDS encoding 16S rRNA (cytosine(1402)-N(4))-methyltransferase, which encodes MGEGYHIPVLAGDVAEMLDPRSGQCWFDGTLGGGGHAELILGRITAGGAPGRLWASDRDPEAVAFAAARLARFGSALTIWNIPFSQAATQLEASVPEGLDGVLLDLGISSHQIDDPTRGMTLREDAPLDLRMDPRQGRPMAACWEEFDQGRLATILKEYGDLPQAGRVARALLQATPQTTRALRETVDRVLPPKGERRLGHANRVVQALRIEINDEFGELARGVPVLFERLKVGGRMGIITFHSGEDRWVKRFFRDLLGRCTCPPQMPVCGCGAHPQAVLLGERTASQQELALNPRARSARLRGVQRVAPQP
- a CDS encoding thioredoxin-disulfide reductase — encoded protein: MSQTIHHHVLIIGSGPAGYTAAIYAARANLKPGIVAGMQPGGQLTITTDVENFPGFPDGIQGPELMLMMQQQAERFGTIIHTDIIVEVDFSSRPFKAIGDSGVVYTGDAVIVCTGASARWLGLHDEKRLMGYGVSGCATCDGFFYRGEEIAVIGGGDTAMEEANYLTNFASKVTLIHRSENFRASRVMLERTRANPKIEILTNKVIQHILGEPNQGGVQGLELKDTVTGAIETLTVKGVFIAIGHTPNTKIFKDVIHLDDHGYILRKPDSTATNIEGVFAAGDVADAIYRQGVTAAGMGCMAAIEVERWLATQRG
- a CDS encoding division/cell wall cluster transcriptional repressor MraZ, with the translated sequence MFRGVAQIGIDEKGRMAIPARFRDVLASFGDDTLVVTVNPSRCLMAFPLSQWTAIENRVADLGMSSKAVEAFERFYVANAVDVTPDKQGRILIPPPLRKFASLDGEAIVSGRLKKFEIWTPAQWEAQQEQNMAVLAEAGPELAALGL
- a CDS encoding DNA-binding protein, translated to MKRFVIAAVLALGWAQGAGAVGEQELAGMIAKQTGAEQAQVVAILGALKGQIVQSLKAGQEVRLNEFGRFYLKHVPAHEARNPKTGATVQVPDRDYLRFKAFDSGQEAVNAD